A stretch of the Aegilops tauschii subsp. strangulata cultivar AL8/78 chromosome 4, Aet v6.0, whole genome shotgun sequence genome encodes the following:
- the LOC123493511 gene encoding B3 domain-containing protein Os03g0619600-like, with protein MRNSCECCKRYWSHLHGKVKCFFTHMDRNSNHSMVIPESFVNYFGWKLSGTIELEAPNGNVYDVGITERRNKTVLRSGWQAFVNANHIVESDSLMFRYRGNCRFKVVVFDSSGCEKVVSCTARMQSNINDQEPSTNLTDISTSSSDGNTHSSARGRSYDWQSGSSGHHRKRAKKDALSSPSEDSSGEDSPYEHESSKSEDTKRIGITPEHDDTDPYMMSLGARLTQGQKKKVLEKVGAIASDLHIYVAVMTTTSVRVSLTFATKYCDTYLRKGSRSLVFQAEGKSQQWHGELHDNNRSLRISGGWTSFASDNNLREGDICLFELMKNKVGLKQKMMVYIIRRERC; from the exons ATGAGAAATTCCTGTGAGTGCTGCAAGAGATACTGGAGTCATTTGCATGGAAAGGTCAAGTGTTTCTTCACCCACATGGACAGAAACTCTAACCATAGCATG GTCATACCAGAGAGCTTTGTGAACTATTTCGGGTGGAAGCTGTCAGGAACCATTGAACTAGAAGCCCCCAATGGTAATGTGTACGATGTCGGAATTACTGAGCGTAGGAACAAAACAGTACTCCGATCTGGGTGGCAGGCGTTTGTCAATGCCAATCATATAGTAGAAAGCGACTCGCTGATGTTCCGATACCGTGGAAATTGTCGCTTCAAGGTTGTGGTCTTTGATTCTAGTGGCTGTGAGAAAGTGGTGTCATGTACTGCTCGCATGCAGAGCAATATCAATGATCAAGAACCAAGCACAAATCTTACAGACATTTCAACCAGTTCCAGTGATGGTAATACTCATTCGTCAGCACGAGGACGATCATATGATTGGCAGAGTGGAAGCTCAGGCCACCATAGAAAACGAGCAAAGAAAGACGCATTATCCTCACCTTCGGAGGATTCGTCAG GAGAAGACAGTCCATATGAGCACGAGTCATCTAAATCGGAAGATACTAAACGTATTGGAATAACACCCGAGCATGATGATACAGACCCATACATGATGTCACTGGGTGCCCGTCTAACGCAAGGGCAGAAGAAGAAAGTTCTGGAGAAAGTTGGAGCCATTGCATCAGATCTGCACATCTACGTCGCAGTCATGACCACGACCAGTGTCCGCGTCTCTCTA ACCTTTGCCACAAAATACTGTGACACGTACCTTCGGAAGGGGAGCCGGAGTTTGGTGTTTCAGGCAGAGGGGAAGAGCCAGCAATGGCATGGTGAGTTGCACGACAACAATCGTTCCCTGAGGATAAGTGGAGGCTGGACTTCTTTTGCCAGCGACAACAACCTGCGGGAGGGGGACATCTGCCTCTTCGAGCTGATGAAAAACAAGGTGGGgctgaagcagaagatgatggtCTATATCATTCGCCGTGAGCGTTGCTAG
- the LOC109743563 gene encoding uncharacterized protein produces the protein MWSTDSDLDESASTTTAAASSLSSSSCSLQPQTPPPPRCRRSRNRRRAQRRVKNCPEAEVEESEAEAEEVWCGAQWEAAWPRRARPVVLAGEDAAPDRAGAGAGDSGVGRARSLTDDDLEELKGCVDLGFGFSYNEIPELCGTLPALELCYSMSQRFLDEHQAPSKVEDLAPEPPAVVPPSPVQPIPNWKISCPGDSPDEVKARLKYWAQAVACTVKLCS, from the exons ATGTGGAGCACCGACTCCGACCTCGACGAGTCCGCGTCGACGACGACGgcggccgcctcctccttgtcctcctcATCATGCTCCCTGCAGCCGCAGACGCCGCCTCCGCCTCGCTGCCGACGCAGCCGTAACCGCCGCCGCGCCCAGCGCCGGGTCAAGAACTGCCCGGAGGCGGAGGTAGAGGAGTctgaggcggaggcggaggaggtGTGGTGCGGCGCGCAGTGGGAGGCGGCGTGGCCGCGCAGGGCGCGGCCGGTGGTGCTCGCCGGGGAGGACGCGGCCCCGGACCGCGCCGGAGCGGGCGCCGGGGATTCCGGCGTGGGCCGTGCCAGGAGCCTGACGGACGACGACCTGGAGGAGCTCAAGGGGTGCGTGGATCTGGGGTTCGGGTTCAGCTACAACGAGATCCCCGAGCTGTGCGGCACGCTGCCCGCGCTCGAGCTCTGCTACTCCATGAGCCAGCGGTTCTTGGACGAGCACCAGGCGCCGTCCAAGGTCGAAGATTTGGCTCCGGAGCCGCCGGCGGTCGTGCCTCCTTCGCCGGTCCAGCCCATCCCCAACTGGAAGATTTCCTGCCCTG GGGACAGCCCAGACGAGGTGAAGGCGAGGCTCAAGTACTGGGCGCAGGCGGTGGCGTGCACCGTCAAGCTGTGCAGCTGA